ACTTTCATTTATATTGTAACATATACATACCAAACAACTTTTATATAGTTAAACCTACTACCTTTATaataaacctttttattttgtaATACATTAATCCTGCTCTATCTCTACCATGCAAGAGAATTTCTACTAGTTTATAACAAAAATGTTTGTTTTAATCGATCGATAAACGTTACTTGATATTGATAATATTGATTTATCCAACAGAGACCAAAGGTGTACAAAATCCGGGTTAACCGATCCGTTTTTTATAGTTTGGTCTCAAATTGGTTTGCGCCCAGGGGCATAGGTACATAGAGACGTACGTGTTCGTACCAAAAACAGATTTAGTGTTATATATACGTGTATTTCGACATCGAAACCGTAGAAAAAGCCGAAATTTAGTGATAAGACAATCGATTGTTCGTCCCTTAAAAATCTTCGACCCCGTAGAAAAAAATGCCGGCTACGCCACTGTTTGCACCCAAACTGATTCGGATTAAGAACCGGTTTTAGGGTTGAAACCCCAACCCCCACCGAAACCGATTTGAGTTGGGTTCAAAACCGTTTTTAACGTTTAAACCAGCCTTTTTAATCAGTTTTGAGCTCAAATCGGTTTGTATTGGAACCAATTCTCAACACAAAAATCTCAAACCTGGTCAAGTTAGACCCAACCCAGTTTTTTACCAGGACCGGGTCAGTTTCCGGGTCACCGGGCCCAACCCGGTTTTTTATACACCCTAGAGACTAGCGTGAGTCTTTTCAAACAGAGCCCAATAAAGAGATTCATAACATCTAGATGGGTCAAGTCACATCAAATCAAGTCGGGTAGATTCAGTGGAATCTGGGTACCCTGCAAAACTTACATTTCAAATTTTCAAACCAACAACAAGACAAAAAAAAGCCGAGCCCAGCCGAGCCAATCCAAGCCAAGCCAAAAGAACGAAACCGGTAATAACCGGTAACCGGTAAACCCAAAAGCAAGATTGTGTGTGATTGACCGTACACAGTGTGCGTGTGTCTTATTCATTTGCAGGTCGTTTCCAATGGCAGTTGGTAAGCATttagtgtgtgtgtatgtatgtatgtatctatACACTctgttttctctctctctctgtgtgCTCTGTTCATTCCAACAAGAACCAATCTTGATTGATCAATAATTTCACAACATTTCTCTTCCACAATATCCAATTCTGCATCCTTTTCAAGCTCTTGATTTGTTGGAATTCAGTCTTGTTATGAGGTAATTTGTACGGATTACTATCTGCTCTGTTTTCAATGCACTTtagattaattattattattattgttagttttttttttttttttttttttttttttttttttttttttttttttgggatttaGTTGAACTTCATATGATTGCATACATGAATACTTTCTGATCTGAGTGTGATTCATTTGGGGATTTTCATCaatttatttagtttaatttgtATAAAATTTGTATAAAATGAgctgaatttttaattttttattaaagaTCACAGTGGGAAAATTGGGATTTAAAATCCTACAAAAATCCAATTtgaatatattatattttattgtaTTATATTGTATTGTTATTGAATTGTATATCTATTTGTTTGCTTCATTTATTGTTTTCAAATTGAATCCGTGAAGGATGACTTTGTGGGTCATTTAGCATTCAACATTCTATGTAAAGTTTCGTGTCAGATTTTAAAGATTCAATTTTTACAAGAACCCAGATAGATAAGAaccatttctctctctctctctctctctctctctctctctctcatcattTCAAATTGGATTTCACAAAAAGGGTCTAAATTCTTGGTGGGTATGTATAAATCTTTAAATCCCATATGCAGTTgcatcaagatttgcaagatttaACAAAAAGTTTGAATCTTGAGTTTATAATTGTAATCTTTAATGGTTTCTTTGATCAGGAGGAATAATCCCATATGTAGTTATATCAAGAATTGTGATATTCAACTTAAAGTTTGAAACTTGAGTTGATATTCAGAAAGGGGTAGTGGCGCagcagcttgttgctcgcttacctgcgaTATTGACGTAACTCGGCCAgttcatatatataattaattaatattaaaaaaaaaataattgtaatCTTTAATGGTGTTTTTGatcaatttttatttttttgggtaCATTCAGCTCAATGTTATGGATTAGATAAGAGAACTGGATAGAGATAGAGATagagataaagataaagatttttaCAAGTGTTGGAAATTACGCGGAATGTTAGAACCCGAGCTATATTCTTCTAGAGTTTTCTCCCCTTTTCGCGAAGAAAGTGGGGACGAAGAGCTTTCTGTTCTTCCTAGGCATACTAAAGTAATTGTGACTGGGAATAACCGAACAAAATCGGTTTTGGTGGGTCTTCAAGGCGTTGTCAAGAAGGCTGTTGGTCTTGGTGGCTGGCATTGGCTGGTATTGCCTTATTCTTCCTTTTGCTTTTACTTCAATTTCATACACCTTTTGTTACTTTGAATCTTTTAGTCACACTAATTAAGGAGAAAAAAGGGGGAAATAGCATGCCAACATGATTAAAATTGTGCATGATGGGACCATCACATTTCAATTTTTAGTTTTGATAATGTGGTTACTAGTAGTGGTGATAGTAGATGTAATTTAATGTAGTGTCATGAAAGTgaaatgcttttttttttttttaaagtaaaatGTCGTTTTTGTCCcagaggtttggtcagttttgcgactttcgttcaaaggtttgttttttcgcatctgaatccaaaaggtttgaaatcttgccgttTTTATCCgcctcgttaactccatccatttttctatGTTAAGTTAAGGgcatttctgtcttttttgttagCTTAAAGTGTTTTGATTTCTTGTACATTAttctaaatgcttgtacataaagtgaaaaagaccgaattaccctttaagttaacaaaaagacgaAAATATCCCTGAATTAACGGAAAAAAAttgatggagttaacgagccggatgaaaataacaagatttcaaaccttttggatccagatgtgaaaaaacaaacctttggtcgaaagtcgcaaaactaaccaaacctcagggacaaacgtggcaatttactcttttttttttttttttttttttaagattttggGTTGTATGTTTCATTATCTACTTTCATAAATAGGGTGGAAAAATTGCAACCTTTCTTGTTCTGGTTTCCAGCTAAAATGACATATTTACCCTTCTTCAACAAATAATTGTTTGTATTGATAAAGATTATTCAATTTTTAACAAGATTTTCTATTATGAGGTGACAAAAGATTGCAACTTTTCTTCTTTTGGCAAAACTTGAAGCTTAAATTTCTTATTTGCTCATTGTATTTATTAAGTTTTTGTCCACAAGATACCTCTAGTTTTATTAAATTTCAAAACTATTTTGCGTGTTTGACCGATAGCTAGTCCAACTTTGACTAGGTTCTGAAAAATGGCGTCGAAGTGAAGCTGCAAAGGAATGCTTTGAGTGTTCTTGAACCACCAACTGGTAATGAAGAAGACGACGAGTATGAATTTGATATTTCAAGCAGCGGCTCCGATGTTAATGAGTTCCGTAAGACATCTAGCTTGGTTATGACTTCAATTCCTCGAAACATTTCGTTTTAAAACCGTTGTAaatttttagttgttttttttttccctTTATTTGCAGCCACTGCTACAGAGTTTAATAAGCTAAACAAGCCCAAAGTTCGCTATGCAAGACCGTGGGGTCCATCTCCATCGATGAAGTCTGCTAACCGTAATGGTTACGCTCAATCCAATATGCACACATGTTATCCTGTAAGTTGACTTTTGGTCAAAATATGCATGTTTGTATTTtgtagagtaaagtacacggatggtccttgtggttaaccaaaattttggatttggtccctagcttttcaaaagtacacagatggtccctatggtttgcacttggTAATGTatttagtcctcaacttttgccaaaggtacacagatggtccctgtggtttgcactttgtttAGTCACTAAACGTagtgactaaatgcgttacaaagtgcatacCACAGGGATCATTCATGTACTTTTGACAAACGTTGGGGACTAATTGCGTTACAAAgtacaaaccacaaggaccatcggTGTACTTTAAAAAAGCTggggactaaatccaaaattttggttaaccagAGGGACCaaccgtgtactttactctatttTGTAACATCAAATTCAATGTGATGAGCATATGATCCGAGTTGTTTTTTTTTCGTATGCTTTTCATGCGGATGAACAGAAAGTGAACTTCTCGAAGCTAGGAACCAACACGCTTTGGCGGTATTACAGTACCTTTAACCTCGTGAGTCGCGCATATAAAACCATCTACACCATGTTTTTCTTGCTTACcataaattaatttattttttttcttttagggAAATATTCACTCTAATCCAACAAAGGAACAACTCGTTAATGCGG
The Helianthus annuus cultivar XRQ/B chromosome 6, HanXRQr2.0-SUNRISE, whole genome shotgun sequence genome window above contains:
- the LOC110864413 gene encoding uncharacterized protein LOC110864413 — its product is MLEPELYSSRVFSPFREESGDEELSVLPRHTKVIVTGNNRTKSVLVGLQGVVKKAVGLGGWHWLVLKNGVEVKLQRNALSVLEPPTGNEEDDEYEFDISSSGSDVNEFPTATEFNKLNKPKVRYARPWGPSPSMKSANRNGYAQSNMHTCYPKVNFSKLGTNTLWRYYSTFNLGNIHSNPTKEQLVNAVHKHFASQKVSEMEAIMEFINAAKRRKSGRSHRDRS